The genomic interval GGGCGATGCTGAACTGAGCGGTCCGGCCGTCGGCCGGGGCTCAGTCGCCCGCCACGGCGGCCGGCTGGGCGGGCAGGGTCCCGGGGCGGCCGCCGCAGGAGGCGACGTTCCGGACGATCAGGACGGCGGCGTCGTCCTTCAGCTCGCCGTCCGTGTAGCGCTCCAGGTCCGCGCGGAGCGCCTGGGCGAGCGCGCCGGGCCGCAGATGGGTCCGCCGGGCGAGGCGCTCGCGCAGGGGGTAGAAGCGGCCCTCGGCGTCGCGGGCCTCCGTGACGCCGTCCGTGCACAGCACGACCCACTCGTGCGGGTCGGGCGGCAGGTCGACGCCCCGGCGGGGCTCGCCGGTCAGCCCGCCGAGGCCCAGCGGCAGCCCGGAGCTGCCGGGGAGCCGCTCCTCGACGGCGCCGCCGCGCACCACGTAGTACGGGATGTGGCCGCAGGAGAGCACCCGGGTGCCGGCGGACGGTCCGCCGACCTCCAGCAGCAGCGCGGTGACGAAGCGCTCGTCGGTGCCGGTGAGGGACAGGGCGCGGTTGTGCCGGAGCAGCGCGCCCTCCATGTGCTCGGCGACGGCCTCCAGGCGGGCCTCGTGGTAGGCCGCCTCCCGGAAGGAGGTGAGCACGGCGTGCCCGGCGCCGATGGCGGGCATGCCCTTGCCCTGGACGTCGCCGATGAGGACGCGCTGGCCGTAGGGGCTCTCCACGACCTCGTAGATGTCACCGCCGACCCGGGCGCCCTCCTGGGCGGAGATGTAGAACCCGGCGACCCGCAGCGGCCCGGCGGTGATGGGCAGCT from Streptomyces albireticuli carries:
- a CDS encoding PP2C family protein-serine/threonine phosphatase, giving the protein MKVGRVPDGGRLLTVLLLVALAALAALDCLTGVRLRLALVASVMPLIAARLCSFRRTVVVAAAFAVAQVTVHCTVVPGWDTAGALVAVLGALLVGGFSVALCAALLEREAAYDRTRMVADAVQRTMLRELPITAGPLRVAGFYISAQEGARVGGDIYEVVESPYGQRVLIGDVQGKGMPAIGAGHAVLTSFREAAYHEARLEAVAEHMEGALLRHNRALSLTGTDERFVTALLLEVGGPSAGTRVLSCGHIPYYVVRGGAVEERLPGSSGLPLGLGGLTGEPRRGVDLPPDPHEWVVLCTDGVTEARDAEGRFYPLRERLARRTHLRPGALAQALRADLERYTDGELKDDAAVLIVRNVASCGGRPGTLPAQPAAVAGD